The following are encoded together in the Ranitomeya imitator isolate aRanImi1 chromosome 4, aRanImi1.pri, whole genome shotgun sequence genome:
- the SMIM3 gene encoding small integral membrane protein 3 codes for MADLVTPTPAEIPKHILDIWVIILIILATVLVMTSLLLFPAAAVIMYRVRTHPIRSSQ; via the coding sequence ATGGCCGATCTTGTGACTCCAACACCGGCAGAGATCCCCAAACATATACTGGACATTTGGGTCATCATTCTTATAATATTGGCTACCGTCTTGGTGATGACGTCACTTCTATTGTTTCCAGCTGCGGCCGTCATTATGTACAGAGTACGGACACATCCAATCAGAAGTAGCCAATAG